Proteins encoded in a region of the Pseudomonas sp. PDNC002 genome:
- a CDS encoding sensor domain-containing diguanylate cyclase, protein MKRWSRKPLTLRVLILVFVLLAALATLGNSLFVAYTVQRSALIHTTLEANRAYAAKVASSIEEFIHSAQRNLAFSSGILATHLDDPTVLHAEAMRLQAQDTYFNSIAIVDAQGKVLQAYPDSLQIVGTTLRSVGVQQALQQKRPTVSQAYVSIAGNLVVFISQPIIGPSGEYLGLVGGSVYILKQSVLHTIIGSHFHHEGTYAFVADANRRLLQHPEAQRVGERLDDNPAVEAALRGETGSMEVANTQGVEMLAGYAQVPNANWAVVAQQPRDLSLAPLGLLMKDMFFGLIPASLLGVLMIWGGALLITRPLRQLAHSAERLSAPGTPRELQSINTWYREAAAIRQALLTGVGLMQQKLGRLSQEAQSDALTGLANRRALGLALATLEQSGQAYAVLALDIDHFKQVNDSWGHDAGDEALRRVAAILRDSSRAADLACRAGGEEFVLLLPETSLEAASGIAERIRATVAATVMPGVGHVTLSIGVAESDAAASTSESVLKQADLRLYQAKQTGRNRVVSGNPD, encoded by the coding sequence ATGAAGCGCTGGAGCCGTAAACCGCTGACCCTGCGGGTGCTGATCCTCGTCTTCGTGCTGCTGGCCGCCCTTGCCACGCTCGGCAACAGCCTGTTCGTGGCCTACACCGTACAGCGCTCGGCACTGATCCACACGACCCTCGAGGCCAACCGCGCCTACGCCGCCAAGGTCGCTTCCAGCATCGAGGAGTTCATCCACTCGGCGCAGCGCAACCTGGCCTTCAGCTCCGGCATCCTCGCTACCCACCTGGACGACCCGACGGTGCTGCATGCCGAGGCCATGCGCCTGCAGGCCCAGGACACCTACTTCAACTCCATCGCCATCGTCGACGCGCAGGGCAAGGTGCTGCAGGCCTATCCCGATTCCCTGCAGATCGTTGGCACCACGCTGCGCTCGGTGGGCGTCCAGCAGGCCCTTCAGCAGAAACGTCCGACGGTCAGCCAGGCCTACGTGTCCATCGCCGGCAACCTGGTGGTGTTCATCTCCCAGCCGATCATCGGCCCCTCCGGCGAGTACCTCGGGCTGGTCGGCGGCTCGGTGTACATCCTCAAGCAGAGTGTGCTGCACACCATTATCGGCAGCCACTTCCACCACGAAGGCACCTACGCTTTCGTCGCCGACGCCAACCGCCGGCTGCTCCAGCATCCCGAAGCGCAGCGGGTCGGCGAACGGCTGGATGACAACCCTGCCGTGGAGGCGGCGCTGCGCGGGGAAACCGGCTCGATGGAAGTCGCCAATACCCAGGGTGTCGAGATGCTCGCGGGATACGCCCAGGTACCCAACGCGAACTGGGCGGTGGTCGCCCAGCAGCCCCGCGACCTCAGCCTGGCGCCGCTGGGCCTGCTGATGAAGGACATGTTCTTCGGCCTGATTCCCGCCAGCCTGCTCGGTGTGCTGATGATCTGGGGCGGTGCCCTGCTGATTACCCGGCCGCTGCGGCAGCTGGCACACAGCGCCGAACGCCTGTCCGCGCCGGGAACGCCCCGTGAACTGCAAAGCATCAACACCTGGTATCGCGAGGCGGCCGCCATCCGCCAGGCCCTGCTGACCGGCGTGGGACTGATGCAGCAGAAACTCGGCCGGCTCAGCCAGGAAGCGCAGAGCGATGCACTGACCGGGCTGGCCAATCGCCGGGCGCTGGGCCTGGCCCTGGCGACGCTGGAGCAGTCCGGCCAGGCCTATGCGGTGCTGGCACTGGACATCGATCATTTCAAACAGGTCAACGACAGTTGGGGCCACGACGCCGGCGACGAGGCGCTGCGCCGGGTCGCCGCGATACTGCGCGACTCCTCCCGCGCCGCGGACCTGGCCTGTCGCGCTGGCGGCGAGGAATTCGTCCTGCTACTGCCGGAAACCAGCCTGGAGGCCGCCAGTGGCATCGCCGAGCGCATCCGCGCCACGGTGGCGGCGACGGTGATGCCCGGCGTCGGCCATGTCACCCTGTCCATCGGCGTCGCCGAAAGCGATGCCGCCGCATCGACCTCCGAATCCGTGCTCAAGCAGGCTGACCTGCGCCTGTACCAGGCCAAGCAAACCGGGCGCAACCGGGTCGTCAGCGGAAACCCCGACTGA
- a CDS encoding PAS domain-containing sensor histidine kinase, whose product MPDTIASNAQFVEDARYRLLVEAVTDYAIYMLDPDGRVSSWSSGAQRLKGYAADEILGEHFSRFYTPTDREAGLPEHALDEAARVGRYESEGWRLHRDGSSFWAHVVIDAIRDSSGALMGFAKITRDRTEQHETEQALRRSEQQFRLLVNGVTDYALYMLDPEGNVTSWNSGAERIKGYYPEEIIGRRFECFYCEDDRQNGVPEASLATALAEGRYEEERLQMRKDGSRFWANIVIDPVFDDTGKLLGFAKITRDITDKRRVQEELERARDELIQSQKMESLGQLTGGVAHDFNNLLTVILGGLQLLERHLPADNEKVEGIWRNALEATRRGAQLTQRMLAFARKQRLFPQPLQLPALLQDMSELLVSSLGPTISLETRFPLQLDAVMSDQNQLELAIINLATNARDAMPNGGSIVFAARNEVVGPRQSGKLAPGAYVCLTVTDSGQGMDEGTLRRAAEPFFTTKATGKGTGLGLSIVHGLAQQQGGALLLRSTPGSGTTAEIWLPAVKVKALPEEQAAPQVQAIPLSRGVVDVGLRVLVVDDDALVLDGTTALLSDLGCYVGRADSARGALQQLEEMADYDLLITDFAMPDMDGMLLIQQVRQAYPGLNCVLTTGYAGRVDTLAESVMRLPKPFDRDQLLALLLQVKSGA is encoded by the coding sequence ATGCCGGATACCATCGCCAGCAACGCCCAATTCGTCGAAGACGCCCGTTATCGGCTGCTGGTCGAAGCTGTAACCGACTACGCCATCTACATGCTCGATCCCGATGGCCGGGTGAGTAGCTGGAGTTCCGGCGCGCAACGCCTGAAGGGCTACGCCGCCGACGAGATCCTCGGCGAGCACTTCTCCCGTTTCTACACGCCCACCGACCGCGAGGCCGGACTCCCCGAGCACGCCCTGGATGAAGCCGCCCGCGTGGGGCGCTATGAAAGCGAAGGCTGGCGCCTGCATCGCGATGGCAGCTCGTTCTGGGCCCATGTGGTGATCGACGCGATCCGCGACAGTTCCGGCGCGCTCATGGGCTTTGCCAAGATCACCCGCGACCGCACCGAGCAGCACGAGACCGAACAGGCGTTGCGGCGCAGCGAACAGCAGTTCCGCCTGCTGGTGAATGGCGTTACCGACTACGCGCTGTACATGCTCGACCCCGAGGGCAACGTCACCAGCTGGAACTCCGGCGCGGAGCGGATCAAGGGCTATTACCCCGAGGAAATCATCGGCCGGCGCTTCGAATGTTTCTATTGCGAGGACGACCGCCAGAACGGCGTTCCGGAGGCCAGCCTGGCCACGGCACTGGCCGAGGGGCGCTACGAGGAAGAGCGCCTGCAGATGCGCAAGGATGGCTCGCGCTTCTGGGCCAACATCGTCATCGATCCGGTCTTCGACGACACCGGCAAATTGCTGGGCTTCGCCAAGATCACCCGTGACATCACCGACAAGCGCCGCGTCCAGGAAGAACTGGAGCGCGCCCGTGACGAACTGATCCAGTCGCAGAAGATGGAGTCGCTCGGCCAGCTCACCGGCGGCGTGGCGCATGACTTCAACAACCTGCTGACGGTGATCCTGGGTGGGCTGCAACTGCTCGAACGGCATCTGCCGGCGGACAACGAGAAGGTCGAGGGCATCTGGCGAAACGCCTTGGAAGCGACGCGGCGCGGCGCCCAGCTGACCCAGCGGATGCTGGCCTTCGCCCGCAAGCAGCGGCTGTTTCCCCAGCCATTGCAACTACCCGCGCTGCTGCAGGACATGAGCGAGCTGCTGGTCAGTTCCCTGGGGCCGACCATCAGCCTGGAAACCCGCTTTCCGCTGCAACTGGACGCGGTCATGAGTGACCAGAACCAGCTGGAGCTGGCGATCATCAACCTGGCCACCAATGCCCGCGATGCGATGCCCAACGGCGGCAGCATCGTCTTCGCCGCCCGCAACGAGGTGGTCGGGCCCCGCCAGAGCGGCAAACTGGCGCCCGGCGCCTATGTGTGCCTGACGGTGACCGATTCCGGGCAGGGCATGGACGAGGGCACCTTGCGCCGGGCGGCGGAACCCTTCTTCACCACCAAGGCGACAGGGAAGGGTACCGGCCTGGGCCTGTCCATCGTCCACGGCTTGGCGCAGCAGCAGGGCGGCGCACTGCTGTTGCGCAGCACGCCCGGCAGCGGAACCACGGCGGAAATCTGGTTGCCGGCGGTGAAAGTGAAAGCACTACCGGAAGAGCAGGCCGCGCCGCAGGTACAGGCCATCCCGTTGTCCCGGGGAGTGGTCGACGTGGGCCTGCGGGTGCTGGTGGTCGATGACGACGCGCTGGTGTTGGACGGAACCACGGCGCTGCTCAGCGACCTGGGCTGCTACGTCGGGCGCGCCGACTCCGCGCGCGGGGCCCTGCAACAGCTGGAGGAAATGGCGGACTACGACCTGTTGATCACCGACTTCGCCATGCCCGACATGGACGGCATGCTGCTCATCCAGCAGGTGCGCCAGGCGTATCCGGGGCTCAACTGCGTGCTCACCACGGGCTACGCCGGGCGCGTGGATACCCTCGCCGAGTCGGTCATGCGCCTGCCCAAGCCCTTCGACCGAGACCAGTTGCTGGCGCTGCTGCTGCAAGTGAAGAGCGGCGCTTAG
- the treZ gene encoding malto-oligosyltrehalose trehalohydrolase, which yields MTLRHGAQVLPGGKVRFSLWAPSARRVEVELGGGRLHPMDCVGDGWFSAELPAVSGSTYRYRIDHQLSVADPASRDQAGGVEGESRVVDPDAYRWRYPAWRGRPWHETVLYEVHAGLFDGFSALQGRLAELAELGVTAIELMPLNAFPGRRNWGYDGVLPYAPSCAYGDPDGLRQFIDTAHGHGLMVFVDVVYNHFGPQGNYLGRYAGDFFRADQQTPWGPAIDFRHPAVREFFIGNAEMWVQEYHVDGLRLDAVHAIADTEFLLELAARARQAAEGRELHLVLENEHNEAHLLQGENGFDAQWNDDLHHCLHVLLTGEAEGYYVDFAADPIQRLCRCLREGFAFQGETDYRGIARGEPSGALTPQAFVAFLQNHDQVGNRALGERLTTLAHTDRLRAASALILLSPMVPMLFMGEEWGEQQPFLFFTDYQGELARAVAEGRREEFKRFSKFSSPGAAAWIPDPNDYQTFVASRPRPDQGDAQWRDHYRRLLQLRQRWLTPHLPDSRAVDARPLGERALTATWRLGDGSLWRIDLNLGPDEIAVEPPAESAQVLLCCGQNAAHYRHGWLGAAALVLSLETRG from the coding sequence ATGACCTTGCGCCATGGCGCACAGGTGCTGCCCGGTGGCAAGGTCCGCTTCTCGCTCTGGGCGCCCAGCGCCCGGCGCGTGGAAGTGGAACTGGGCGGTGGCCGGCTGCACCCGATGGATTGCGTCGGTGACGGCTGGTTCAGCGCCGAACTGCCCGCGGTGTCCGGTTCCACCTATCGCTACCGGATCGACCACCAGCTGAGCGTCGCCGACCCCGCCTCCCGCGACCAGGCCGGCGGCGTGGAAGGCGAAAGCCGGGTAGTCGACCCGGACGCCTACCGCTGGCGATACCCCGCGTGGCGCGGGCGGCCCTGGCACGAGACGGTGCTGTATGAGGTCCACGCCGGGCTGTTCGACGGCTTCTCCGCCTTGCAGGGCCGGCTCGCTGAACTGGCCGAACTGGGCGTCACCGCCATCGAACTGATGCCGCTCAATGCCTTTCCCGGCCGCCGTAACTGGGGCTACGACGGCGTGCTGCCCTATGCGCCGTCCTGCGCCTACGGCGACCCGGACGGCCTGCGGCAGTTCATCGACACGGCCCATGGTCACGGCCTGATGGTCTTCGTCGATGTCGTCTACAACCACTTCGGCCCGCAGGGTAACTACCTGGGGCGCTATGCCGGGGACTTCTTCCGCGCCGACCAGCAGACCCCCTGGGGGCCGGCGATCGACTTCCGCCACCCGGCGGTGCGGGAGTTCTTCATCGGCAACGCGGAAATGTGGGTGCAGGAGTACCACGTCGACGGCCTGCGACTGGACGCCGTGCATGCCATCGCCGACACCGAATTCCTCCTCGAACTGGCCGCCCGCGCCCGCCAGGCCGCCGAGGGGCGCGAGCTGCACCTGGTGCTGGAGAACGAGCACAACGAGGCGCATCTGCTGCAGGGCGAAAACGGTTTCGACGCGCAATGGAACGATGACCTGCACCACTGCCTGCACGTCCTGCTGACCGGCGAGGCCGAAGGCTATTACGTCGACTTCGCCGCCGATCCCATCCAGCGCCTTTGCCGTTGCCTGCGCGAAGGTTTCGCCTTCCAGGGCGAGACCGACTATCGCGGCATCGCCCGTGGCGAGCCCAGCGGCGCCCTCACGCCACAGGCCTTCGTCGCCTTCCTGCAGAATCACGACCAGGTGGGCAATCGCGCCTTGGGGGAACGCCTCACCACGCTGGCCCACACCGACCGCTTGCGCGCAGCCAGCGCCCTGATCCTGCTATCGCCCATGGTGCCAATGCTGTTCATGGGAGAGGAATGGGGCGAACAGCAGCCGTTCCTGTTCTTCACCGACTACCAGGGCGAGCTGGCCCGGGCCGTGGCCGAAGGTCGACGGGAGGAGTTCAAGCGCTTCAGCAAGTTCTCCTCGCCCGGCGCCGCGGCCTGGATTCCCGATCCCAACGACTACCAGACCTTCGTGGCTTCGCGCCCGCGCCCGGACCAGGGCGACGCCCAATGGCGAGACCATTACCGGCGACTCCTCCAACTGCGGCAGCGCTGGCTGACCCCGCACCTGCCCGACAGTCGCGCCGTGGATGCGCGGCCCCTGGGCGAGCGAGCGCTGACGGCAACGTGGCGGCTGGGCGATGGCAGCCTGTGGCGCATCGACCTCAACCTGGGACCGGACGAGATCGCCGTCGAGCCGCCGGCTGAGAGTGCGCAGGTGCTGCTGTGCTGCGGCCAGAACGCCGCCCACTATCGGCATGGCTGGCTGGGCGCCGCCGCGCTGGTGCTGAGCCTGGAGACACGCGGATGA
- a CDS encoding DUF3182 family protein, with amino-acid sequence MNDADPPRLVVACSLDPDAQPADVQTHHALAAWLAQIQGLDFLERPPEQRQPGQQFYWVPDATVVGREQAAQLGIRGPLDLFGGYVERDFQAGKAIVHPLIERPTMTPRGWSEAFAARVKPLVLDGHSVFCHNDALRCASARLGRGPQRLKPAASRGGQGQQVVADGDRLAEALARYEEADYRQGLVIEDDLSQPQTHSVGQVMINGVLLSYHGVQQQNCNPRGQLVYGGSDLWVVRGDFDCLLALDLVASVRQAISQAVQFDRAAHQLLPQFHASRRNYDVAQGVDAQGRECSGVLEQSWRIGGASGAELAALEAFVADPGLCAVRASTFEIFEDKVLPANCRVLYRGPDGNGDFLMKYAMVEPYVFQ; translated from the coding sequence ATGAACGACGCCGATCCGCCACGCCTGGTCGTGGCCTGCTCCCTGGACCCGGACGCGCAGCCCGCGGACGTGCAGACGCATCACGCGCTGGCCGCCTGGCTGGCGCAGATTCAGGGACTGGACTTCCTGGAGCGGCCACCGGAGCAGCGACAGCCCGGACAGCAGTTCTATTGGGTGCCGGATGCCACGGTGGTCGGTCGCGAGCAGGCGGCGCAACTCGGCATCCGGGGTCCGCTGGACCTGTTCGGCGGCTATGTGGAGCGAGACTTCCAGGCCGGCAAGGCCATCGTCCACCCGCTGATCGAACGGCCCACGATGACGCCGCGCGGCTGGAGCGAAGCGTTCGCTGCGCGGGTGAAACCCCTGGTGCTCGATGGCCACAGCGTGTTCTGCCACAACGACGCCCTGCGTTGCGCCAGTGCGCGTCTCGGGCGCGGCCCGCAACGCCTGAAACCGGCTGCCAGCCGGGGCGGGCAGGGGCAACAGGTGGTGGCGGATGGCGACCGGCTGGCCGAGGCCCTGGCGCGCTACGAGGAGGCCGACTACCGGCAGGGGTTGGTGATCGAGGACGACCTGAGCCAGCCGCAGACCCATAGCGTCGGACAGGTGATGATCAATGGCGTGCTGCTGAGTTATCACGGCGTCCAGCAGCAGAACTGCAACCCGCGTGGCCAACTGGTGTATGGCGGCAGCGACCTGTGGGTGGTGCGCGGTGATTTCGACTGCCTGCTGGCGCTCGACCTGGTCGCCTCGGTGCGCCAGGCGATCAGTCAGGCTGTGCAGTTCGACCGTGCCGCGCACCAGCTGTTGCCGCAGTTCCACGCCTCGCGCCGCAATTACGACGTCGCCCAGGGCGTGGATGCGCAAGGGCGCGAATGCTCGGGTGTGCTGGAGCAGTCCTGGCGCATCGGCGGTGCCAGCGGTGCGGAGCTGGCGGCCCTGGAAGCCTTCGTCGCCGATCCCGGCCTGTGCGCGGTGCGCGCGTCGACCTTCGAAATCTTCGAGGACAAGGTGCTGCCCGCGAACTGCCGCGTTCTCTATCGTGGCCCCGACGGCAATGGCGATTTCCTGATGAAGTACGCAATGGTGGAGCCCTATGTCTTCCAATGA
- a CDS encoding DUF4142 domain-containing protein: protein MKGTALIAGALLSGAMLMATPLLAADPAAQAQTFVTEASAAGMAEIDAAKLALKKSQAKDVKSFAQHIIDDHTKANTELKALADKHQLTLADGPSLTNQAKAKVLDVRDESFDAAYANNQVGAHEEAVKLFTDAANNAADSDVKAFAQKTLPVLQRHLEMAQDLVKAHPSK from the coding sequence ATGAAAGGTACTGCTCTGATTGCCGGCGCGCTACTGTCCGGCGCCATGCTGATGGCGACGCCCTTGCTGGCCGCCGATCCGGCGGCGCAAGCCCAGACCTTCGTCACCGAGGCCTCGGCCGCCGGCATGGCCGAGATAGACGCCGCCAAGCTTGCCCTGAAGAAAAGCCAGGCCAAGGACGTGAAGTCCTTCGCCCAGCACATCATCGATGACCACACCAAGGCCAATACCGAACTCAAGGCACTGGCGGACAAGCACCAGCTCACGCTCGCCGACGGACCCAGCCTGACCAACCAGGCCAAGGCCAAGGTCCTCGATGTCCGCGACGAATCCTTCGACGCCGCCTATGCCAACAACCAGGTCGGCGCCCATGAGGAAGCGGTGAAGCTGTTCACCGACGCCGCCAACAACGCCGCCGATAGCGACGTGAAGGCGTTCGCCCAGAAGACCTTGCCGGTGCTCCAGCGCCATCTGGAAATGGCCCAGGACCTGGTGAAGGCACACCCGTCCAAATGA
- the glgA gene encoding glycogen synthase GlgA encodes MRNQLADVRLDEATINLTPIPSAEGTPVQRPKRILFVTSEFSDFVKAGGLGDVSAALPRALLDEHDIRVLIPGYPQVLKGAIACEVVGRLPGRAALPACDIGELKLADGLVVYAVICPELYDRPGTPYVDQNGHEWPDNHIRFARLSLAAADIAAGMTGLAWSPDLLHVNDWPSALAPAYMAWRGQATPSVLTVHNLGYQGACSMGCGAELGLPETAGLPDSMEFYGKLSFLKAGINHASHITTVSETYAREITGEEFGCGMHGVLAQRRDRGQLSGITHGIDAGWDPLTDPHLIEGFDASRLAGKRRNAEFIERQFGLLPGRGPLFAVVSRLVHQKGIDLTLAIADEMVAAGGRLVSIGCGEPELEQAMRDLAERYPGRVGVQVGFDETTARRIYAASDFLLMPSRYEPCGLSQMYAQRFGSLPIARHTGGLADTIVDGVTGLLFRDETPASYFDAVRRALNIYRYPELLHAMRCKAMESPLPWYDAVRPYTALYQRLLQRVPAQAVR; translated from the coding sequence ATGCGTAACCAGCTGGCCGACGTGCGCCTGGATGAAGCCACAATCAACCTCACCCCGATCCCGTCGGCAGAGGGCACGCCTGTTCAGCGCCCTAAACGGATTCTCTTCGTCACCTCCGAATTCAGCGACTTCGTCAAGGCCGGCGGCCTGGGCGACGTCTCCGCCGCCCTGCCCCGCGCACTGCTCGACGAGCACGATATCCGCGTGCTGATCCCCGGCTACCCGCAGGTACTCAAGGGCGCGATCGCCTGCGAAGTGGTGGGTCGTTTGCCGGGACGCGCCGCGCTGCCGGCCTGCGACATCGGTGAGCTGAAGCTGGCCGACGGGTTGGTGGTCTATGCCGTGATCTGCCCGGAACTCTACGACCGTCCCGGCACCCCTTACGTCGACCAGAACGGCCACGAATGGCCCGACAACCACATCCGCTTCGCTCGCCTGAGCCTTGCCGCCGCCGACATCGCCGCGGGCATGACAGGCCTGGCCTGGAGCCCCGACCTGCTGCACGTCAACGATTGGCCCAGCGCCCTCGCCCCCGCCTACATGGCCTGGCGCGGGCAGGCCACGCCCAGCGTGCTCACCGTGCACAACCTCGGCTACCAGGGCGCCTGCTCGATGGGCTGCGGCGCCGAACTCGGCCTGCCGGAAACCGCCGGCCTGCCGGACAGCATGGAGTTCTACGGCAAGCTGTCGTTCCTCAAGGCGGGCATCAATCACGCCAGCCACATCACCACGGTGAGCGAAACCTATGCCCGCGAGATCACCGGCGAGGAGTTCGGCTGCGGCATGCACGGCGTGCTCGCCCAGCGTCGCGACCGTGGCCAGCTCAGCGGCATAACCCACGGCATCGACGCCGGCTGGGACCCCTTGACCGACCCGCACCTGATCGAAGGTTTCGACGCCTCGCGCCTTGCCGGCAAGCGTCGCAACGCCGAATTCATCGAGCGCCAGTTCGGCCTACTGCCAGGGCGCGGCCCGCTGTTCGCGGTGGTGTCGCGGCTGGTGCACCAGAAAGGCATCGACCTGACCCTGGCCATCGCCGACGAGATGGTCGCCGCCGGCGGCCGGCTGGTGTCCATCGGCTGCGGCGAGCCGGAGCTGGAACAGGCCATGCGCGATCTGGCCGAGCGCTATCCGGGACGTGTCGGCGTGCAGGTCGGCTTCGATGAAACCACCGCCCGGCGCATCTACGCGGCCAGCGACTTCCTGCTGATGCCGTCGCGCTACGAGCCCTGCGGGCTGAGCCAGATGTATGCCCAGCGCTTCGGCTCGCTGCCCATCGCGCGCCATACCGGCGGCCTGGCCGACACCATCGTCGATGGCGTCACCGGCCTGCTGTTCCGCGACGAGACCCCGGCGAGCTACTTCGACGCCGTGCGCCGCGCGCTGAACATCTACCGCTACCCCGAACTGCTGCACGCCATGCGCTGCAAGGCCATGGAGTCGCCACTGCCCTGGTACGACGCCGTGCGCCCCTACACGGCCCTCTACCAGCGCCTGCTGCAGCGGGTGCCCGCGCAGGCCGTGCGATGA
- a CDS encoding alpha/beta fold hydrolase, with protein MSSNDPLQPGDDLYASDEPIDIDVGALRLQGNFLSPRTHVPGVLFVHGWGGSQERDLKRARGIAGLGCVCLTFDLAGHGAGAALQGSITREDSLRDLLAAYDRLAAHPRIDLQAIAVVGTSYGGYLAAILTELRAVRWLALRVPAIYRDEDWHVPKRDLPREDLMAYRASRIPAASNRALKACSGFGGDVLLVESEHDEFVPHSTIMSYRAAFQRTHSMTHRIIDQADHALTTEIAQAAYTDILVRWVTEMVVGERSSRLVVG; from the coding sequence ATGTCTTCCAATGACCCGCTGCAACCTGGCGACGACCTCTATGCCAGTGACGAACCCATCGACATCGATGTCGGCGCGCTGCGTCTGCAGGGCAACTTCCTCAGCCCACGCACCCATGTGCCCGGCGTGCTGTTCGTGCACGGCTGGGGTGGCAGCCAGGAGCGCGACCTGAAGCGCGCCCGGGGTATCGCCGGCCTGGGCTGCGTGTGCCTGACCTTCGACCTCGCCGGGCATGGCGCCGGGGCAGCCTTGCAAGGCTCGATCACGCGCGAAGACAGCCTGCGCGACCTGCTGGCGGCGTATGACCGCCTCGCGGCGCATCCGCGCATCGATCTGCAGGCGATAGCGGTGGTGGGTACCAGTTATGGCGGCTATCTCGCGGCGATCCTCACCGAGTTACGCGCGGTGCGCTGGTTGGCGCTGCGGGTACCGGCGATCTATCGCGACGAGGATTGGCACGTGCCCAAGCGCGACCTGCCGCGCGAGGACCTGATGGCGTATCGCGCCAGTCGCATCCCGGCGGCCAGCAACCGCGCGCTGAAGGCTTGCTCCGGATTCGGTGGCGATGTGCTGCTGGTCGAGTCGGAGCACGACGAGTTCGTCCCGCACTCGACCATCATGAGCTACCGCGCCGCCTTCCAGCGCACCCACTCGATGACCCACAGGATCATCGACCAGGCCGACCACGCGCTGACCACCGAGATAGCGCAGGCCGCGTATACCGACATACTGGTGCGCTGGGTCACCGAGATGGTGGTGGGCGAGCGCTCCAGCCGCCTGGTGGTCGGCTGA
- a CDS encoding DUF2934 domain-containing protein: protein MNQDREAQIRQKAHDLWVAEGKPAGQAARHWKMAEESLGQPLPAEHAQDLDYKGKDHPRRDG, encoded by the coding sequence ATGAACCAGGACCGCGAAGCACAGATTCGCCAGAAGGCCCACGACCTCTGGGTCGCCGAAGGCAAACCCGCCGGACAGGCCGCGCGCCATTGGAAGATGGCCGAGGAAAGCCTCGGCCAGCCGCTGCCGGCGGAGCACGCCCAGGACCTCGACTACAAGGGCAAGGACCACCCACGTCGCGACGGATGA